From the genome of Methylocystis bryophila, one region includes:
- a CDS encoding efflux RND transporter permease subunit, with the protein MNFCAFFVARPVGTALLTIGLALAGCIAFFELPVAPLPQVDFPTLAVTALLPGASAETVAKSVANPLEHYLGRIGHVTEMSSTSSPGQARIVLQFDINRDIDGAARDVQAALNAARSDLPSNLPNSPTYRKLNPAEAPVLILVLTSKTLTPDRIYDLASNFLQLGLSQLDGVGQVVVGGSSPPAVRIELNPKALFKYGLGPEDVRATLVAANANGPKGEINNVDQTFEIYTNDQATRANDYLSLIVGYRNGAAIRLSEIAEVEDSVEDLRNECLANGEKAVAVYIYRQPGANVLATVERVKAELPKLAAAMPAEIGITLKSDRSNTIRASLHDTEGTLVVAIFLVTLTVFLFLRDARATLIPAVVTTVSIVATFGAMYLLGFSLNNFSLMALIVATGFVVDDAIVVLENISRHIENGRGRVEASIRGAQEVGFTVLSISLSLIAVFVPILFMGGILGRLFREFAVTLSVAVLVSLLLSLTATPMLCARFLKAESSKPTRPRYDFQAWLLNAYARSLSWSLRHGPVIIVILISTIGLNIWLFSIVPKGFFPQEDTGRLAGAIRADQTVSFQLMRSKLAQFEKIIESDPAVESVSGVAGSAMGQTNSAPVFVDLKPTSQRDVSADEVIARLRGRAAQVPGARLFLRSVQDLFVGARQGDAQYQFTLRGDNVSDLYDFVPRLVAALRGSSILSDVSSDMEDNGLETNVAIDRETASRLGVTTSDIDNTLYDAFGQRQVSVIYGPINQYHVVMEVEPRYWQDPTILDDLYVGAASGPAASNTPFEAKAQSARAPGLTVRRDVGGDAIASPSRARSTAPINASGGSAPTREAVSTRQQIMAPMSSFAHFASGAAPTAIYHQGLFAAITVSFNLNSGRALGEADAEIRRIMAELQAPSTIHGSLEGTAGAFADSLGKEPWLILAALAAVYIVLGVLYESFIHPITILTTLPSAGVGAVLALLLFDLDFSIIALIGVILLIGIVKKNAILMIDFALEAQRSHRLAPGDAIFRASVSRFRPILMTTLVAIFGAVPLALSFGDGGEIRRPLGTSLVGGLIVSQLLTLYTTPVVYLYLESLRSWSGQRWRRFFRRRSSFPSSHPEETVG; encoded by the coding sequence ATGAATTTCTGCGCTTTTTTCGTCGCACGACCCGTGGGAACGGCGCTTCTCACCATTGGACTCGCTTTGGCGGGCTGCATCGCATTTTTCGAGCTGCCGGTCGCTCCGCTGCCGCAGGTGGACTTCCCAACCCTTGCGGTGACCGCGCTACTGCCGGGGGCCAGCGCCGAGACCGTGGCGAAGAGCGTCGCCAACCCGCTCGAGCATTATCTCGGCCGGATCGGCCATGTGACGGAGATGAGTTCCACGAGCAGCCCGGGTCAGGCTCGCATCGTGCTACAGTTCGATATAAATCGCGATATCGACGGCGCGGCGCGCGATGTGCAAGCGGCGTTGAACGCGGCGCGCTCCGACCTGCCTTCGAACTTGCCCAACAGTCCGACCTATCGAAAGCTCAATCCGGCCGAAGCGCCGGTTCTCATCCTGGTCTTGACCTCGAAAACCTTGACCCCGGATCGCATTTACGACCTTGCCAGCAATTTTCTGCAGCTCGGATTGTCCCAGCTCGACGGTGTCGGCCAAGTTGTCGTAGGCGGCTCGAGTCCGCCAGCCGTGCGTATCGAGCTCAACCCCAAAGCGCTATTCAAATATGGCCTGGGCCCCGAAGATGTGCGCGCTACGCTTGTCGCGGCAAATGCGAACGGCCCTAAGGGTGAGATCAACAATGTCGATCAGACCTTCGAAATCTACACGAACGATCAAGCGACGCGGGCGAACGACTATCTTTCTCTGATTGTCGGGTATCGCAATGGCGCAGCGATCCGCCTGAGTGAAATTGCCGAGGTGGAGGACTCGGTTGAGGACTTGCGCAACGAATGCCTCGCCAATGGCGAGAAGGCGGTAGCCGTCTATATTTATCGTCAGCCCGGAGCCAATGTCCTCGCGACGGTCGAGCGCGTGAAGGCCGAGCTTCCGAAACTTGCGGCGGCGATGCCCGCCGAGATCGGCATCACGCTTAAATCCGACAGAAGCAATACGATCCGCGCTTCCCTCCACGATACCGAGGGAACGCTGGTGGTCGCGATCTTCCTCGTCACGCTCACCGTCTTCTTGTTTCTGCGAGATGCTCGCGCGACCCTCATTCCTGCTGTCGTCACGACAGTCTCGATCGTCGCGACCTTCGGCGCGATGTATCTGTTGGGCTTCAGCTTGAACAATTTTTCGCTGATGGCTTTGATCGTCGCCACAGGATTCGTCGTCGATGACGCGATTGTCGTTCTTGAGAACATTTCTCGCCACATCGAAAACGGAAGGGGACGCGTCGAAGCCTCTATCCGCGGCGCTCAGGAGGTGGGGTTCACCGTGCTCTCGATCAGCCTCTCGCTGATCGCCGTTTTTGTTCCAATCCTCTTCATGGGCGGCATCCTAGGGCGTCTGTTCCGCGAGTTTGCGGTGACCCTTTCCGTCGCCGTTCTCGTCTCGCTCCTTCTGTCCTTGACGGCGACGCCGATGCTCTGCGCGAGATTCCTAAAGGCGGAATCCTCGAAGCCTACACGACCGCGCTATGATTTCCAGGCTTGGCTCCTCAATGCATACGCGCGGAGCCTAAGCTGGTCCTTGCGCCACGGCCCGGTCATCATCGTGATCTTGATTTCGACCATTGGCCTGAACATTTGGCTCTTCTCGATCGTTCCGAAGGGCTTTTTTCCGCAAGAAGACACCGGTCGACTGGCCGGCGCCATCCGGGCGGACCAAACCGTTTCCTTTCAATTGATGCGGAGCAAGCTCGCACAGTTCGAAAAGATCATCGAAAGCGATCCTGCGGTGGAAAGCGTGTCGGGCGTCGCCGGCTCCGCCATGGGCCAAACGAACAGCGCGCCGGTTTTCGTCGACTTGAAACCGACGTCGCAGCGCGACGTCAGCGCGGATGAAGTCATAGCGCGTCTGCGGGGCAGGGCCGCGCAGGTTCCCGGCGCTCGGCTCTTCCTGAGATCGGTCCAGGATTTGTTTGTAGGCGCACGACAGGGCGACGCTCAATATCAGTTCACTCTTCGAGGCGATAATGTGAGCGATCTCTATGACTTCGTGCCGCGCCTTGTGGCTGCGCTGCGAGGAAGCTCCATTCTGAGCGACGTCAGCTCGGACATGGAGGATAACGGGCTTGAAACGAATGTCGCGATCGACCGTGAGACGGCTTCTCGACTGGGGGTCACGACGAGCGACATCGACAACACGCTCTACGACGCTTTCGGACAGCGCCAAGTCTCGGTGATCTATGGCCCGATCAACCAATATCACGTGGTGATGGAGGTGGAGCCGCGCTATTGGCAGGATCCGACGATCTTAGACGACCTCTATGTCGGCGCCGCCAGTGGCCCCGCGGCAAGCAACACGCCTTTCGAAGCGAAGGCGCAGAGCGCGCGGGCGCCGGGGTTGACGGTGCGTCGCGATGTCGGCGGCGACGCGATCGCTTCCCCCAGTCGTGCAAGGAGCACCGCGCCGATAAATGCAAGTGGAGGAAGCGCGCCGACTCGGGAGGCCGTCAGCACGCGTCAGCAAATCATGGCGCCGATGTCCTCTTTCGCCCATTTCGCCTCCGGTGCGGCGCCGACCGCGATCTACCATCAGGGGCTCTTCGCGGCGATCACCGTTTCATTCAATCTCAATTCGGGCCGAGCCTTGGGAGAGGCCGACGCAGAGATCCGACGGATCATGGCGGAACTCCAGGCGCCTTCGACGATTCATGGGAGTCTCGAGGGGACGGCCGGGGCCTTCGCGGACTCCCTTGGGAAAGAGCCCTGGCTCATTCTCGCCGCGCTCGCGGCCGTCTATATCGTCCTCGGGGTGCTCTATGAGAGCTTCATTCATCCGATCACGATCCTAACGACCTTGCCTTCGGCGGGCGTCGGAGCGGTGCTGGCGCTTTTGCTGTTCGACCTCGATTTCAGCATTATCGCGCTCATCGGCGTGATTCTCCTCATCGGCATCGTCAAGAAAAACGCGATATTGATGATCGATTTCGCGCTCGAGGCGCAACGTTCGCATCGACTCGCGCCTGGCGACGCCATTTTTCGCGCAAGTGTCTCGCGTTTCCGTCCGATCTTGATGACGACCTTGGTCGCGATCTTCGGAGCCGTCCCGCTGGCGTTGAGCTTCGGCGACGGGGGAGAGATCCGCCGCCCCCTGGGCACTTCCCTGGTCGGGGGCCTCATCGTCAGCCAATTGCTGACTCTTTACACCACGCCAGTCGTCTATCTCTATCTCGAGAGTCTCCGCTCTTGGTCGGGTCAACGATGGCGCCGTTTCTTTCGCCGGCGCTCGAGTTTCCCTTCCAGTCATCCGGAGGAAACCGTCGGATAA
- a CDS encoding GrpB family protein, with product MTLSPFPVVLAPYDEAWPEMAARCSRRLGSLGPNLLAVHHIGSTSVPGLSAKPIIDLMPVVASLRRLDEQTLQLAALGFDWHGEFGMAGRRYCTLSKNGRRVAQLHFFEVGARHIARHLAFRDYLRARPDAADAYEQEKRRARDLFPGNSHAYGDEKSAWIEAKEAEALAWFQRQESRSS from the coding sequence ATGACGCTGTCTCCGTTCCCGGTCGTCCTCGCGCCCTATGATGAAGCCTGGCCGGAAATGGCGGCGCGTTGCTCGAGGCGCCTCGGCTCGCTTGGCCCTAACCTCCTGGCGGTTCACCACATCGGATCAACCTCCGTTCCGGGATTGTCGGCCAAGCCCATCATCGACCTCATGCCGGTCGTCGCGAGCTTGAGACGGCTCGATGAGCAGACGCTGCAGCTCGCTGCGCTCGGCTTTGACTGGCACGGAGAATTCGGCATGGCGGGAAGACGTTATTGCACGCTGTCAAAAAACGGCAGGCGCGTCGCTCAGCTGCATTTCTTTGAGGTCGGCGCGCGGCATATCGCGCGTCACCTCGCGTTCAGAGACTATTTGCGGGCGAGACCGGACGCAGCTGACGCCTATGAGCAAGAAAAACGTCGCGCCCGGGATCTCTTTCCTGGCAACTCCCATGCTTACGGCGACGAAAAATCGGCATGGATCGAGGCGAAGGAAGCCGAGGCTCTTGCCTGGTTCCAGAGGCAAGAGTCTCGATCCTCATGA
- a CDS encoding response regulator transcription factor has translation MRILVVEDERELAGEIVGEIRRNGFVADCTETIAGASEALQLYPYPLALLDRRLPDGDAMQAIPAMRRAQPGIRVIMLSALDAVEERVRGLDAGADDYLTKPCPLVELMARIRASLRRPGGELLPPVQVGALTFDLAKRNASVQGGRIPFHARELALLDALARRAGQFVRRQALMEEIYSYDDDVQPHALTMVISRVRQRLIDLDCGAEIVSERGVGCMLREKVS, from the coding sequence ATGCGAATCTTGGTGGTTGAAGACGAGCGCGAGCTCGCGGGAGAGATCGTCGGAGAAATCCGGCGCAACGGTTTTGTCGCCGATTGCACGGAGACGATCGCGGGCGCGAGCGAAGCCCTGCAGCTCTATCCCTATCCCTTGGCTCTGCTGGACCGCCGTCTTCCCGACGGCGATGCGATGCAAGCCATTCCCGCGATGCGGCGTGCGCAACCCGGCATTCGGGTCATCATGCTTTCCGCGCTCGACGCCGTGGAGGAGCGCGTGCGCGGACTCGACGCCGGCGCCGACGATTATCTGACGAAGCCTTGTCCGCTCGTCGAGCTCATGGCGAGGATCCGGGCGAGCTTGCGCCGGCCCGGCGGAGAGCTGTTGCCGCCCGTGCAGGTCGGCGCGCTGACCTTCGATCTCGCGAAGCGCAACGCCTCGGTTCAGGGCGGGCGCATCCCCTTTCATGCGCGTGAGCTCGCCCTTTTGGACGCGCTGGCCCGCAGGGCCGGGCAATTCGTGCGTCGTCAGGCCCTGATGGAGGAAATCTACAGCTATGACGACGATGTCCAACCACATGCGCTGACGATGGTCATCTCGCGCGTCAGACAGCGCCTCATCGACCTCGACTGCGGCGCCGAGATCGTTTCCGAGCGCGGGGTCGGCTGCATGCTGCGAGAGAAAGTCTCATGA
- a CDS encoding sensor histidine kinase, whose amino-acid sequence MKTAGSLWVRLTILVALSVSAIYLLTPVAYFYSPPDSISPLGSQKLLGGYSGALNFLGLSKAQSLVIGSLARDAEGALVLKPTQELKAYAAANPEFRFAVLGGRQCQAVTGSNPEVIAAIKRFGDCPLGYGPFDLGDGAQPAPWSIYSPYNSPVGAVALGLYGYRFHWEDLLYFLWDQLRDTQWGYFGPTFIALILASALSVRRGLAPLRKAARRLEAIDMNALDSRLAVDDLPSEVAPFVEAVNGMLERVESGVAQQKRFLANAAHELRTPLAVLRARVEASRDSKLKSDLGRDVSRIGTIMEQLLATARLGGPGANTTQRIDLAELAWRIVADYALLCLDRDRRIEFEEREEPVFVLGDRRAIESVVGNLIDNALRAEPSGGTVLVRIHDDAVLEVIDHGGGVLPEDRETIFEPFWRKSDATPGTGLGLAIARELMTKLSGRVWVEDTPGGGATFKLAFRASPEPAQPAADGPT is encoded by the coding sequence ATGAAGACGGCCGGATCGCTCTGGGTTCGGCTGACGATTCTCGTCGCTCTTTCCGTTTCCGCGATCTATTTGCTCACTCCGGTCGCATATTTCTATTCACCGCCTGACTCTATATCGCCATTAGGCTCCCAAAAACTGCTTGGGGGATATTCCGGCGCCCTCAATTTTCTCGGTTTGAGCAAAGCCCAGAGTCTCGTGATCGGCTCCCTTGCACGCGATGCGGAGGGCGCCCTAGTCCTTAAGCCGACGCAGGAGCTGAAGGCCTACGCCGCCGCCAATCCGGAGTTTCGTTTCGCCGTCCTGGGCGGACGGCAGTGCCAGGCGGTGACGGGCTCGAACCCGGAAGTGATCGCCGCCATCAAAAGATTCGGCGACTGTCCCTTGGGATACGGCCCTTTCGATCTCGGCGACGGCGCTCAACCGGCGCCCTGGAGTATTTACTCTCCTTACAACTCGCCGGTCGGAGCGGTCGCGCTGGGCTTGTACGGGTACCGCTTTCATTGGGAAGACCTGCTCTACTTCTTGTGGGATCAGCTCCGCGACACGCAGTGGGGCTACTTCGGGCCGACGTTCATCGCATTAATTCTGGCTTCCGCGCTCAGCGTTCGGCGTGGCCTCGCGCCGCTGAGGAAAGCCGCGCGGCGACTCGAGGCGATCGACATGAACGCGCTCGACTCGAGGCTCGCCGTCGACGACCTCCCTTCCGAGGTCGCCCCCTTTGTCGAGGCGGTCAATGGCATGCTCGAGCGCGTCGAGTCCGGCGTCGCGCAGCAAAAGCGCTTCCTGGCCAATGCGGCGCATGAGCTGCGCACTCCCCTCGCGGTGCTGCGCGCCCGCGTCGAGGCGTCGAGGGATTCAAAACTCAAAAGCGATCTGGGACGCGACGTGAGCCGCATCGGCACGATCATGGAGCAGCTGCTCGCTACGGCCAGACTGGGCGGACCGGGCGCCAACACGACGCAAAGGATCGATCTCGCGGAGCTCGCCTGGCGAATCGTCGCGGACTATGCGCTGCTCTGCCTCGATCGCGATCGGCGGATCGAGTTCGAGGAGCGCGAGGAGCCGGTTTTCGTTCTGGGCGACCGCCGCGCGATCGAGAGCGTCGTCGGCAATCTCATCGACAATGCGTTGCGCGCCGAGCCCTCCGGCGGCACGGTTCTTGTGCGCATTCACGACGACGCGGTGCTCGAGGTGATCGATCACGGCGGGGGCGTGCTGCCTGAAGATCGGGAGACGATCTTCGAGCCGTTCTGGCGCAAGAGCGACGCGACGCCCGGAACAGGGTTGGGCCTCGCAATCGCCCGCGAGCTGATGACGAAGCTCTCCGGCCGAGTCTGGGTCGAGGACACGCCCGGCGGCGGCGCGACGTTCAAGCTCGCCTTTCGCGCCTCGCCCGAGCCAGCGCAACCGGCGGCGGATGGCCCGACATGA
- a CDS encoding extracellular solute-binding protein: MVGEPELPADFDHFPYAEPSAPKGGRLRLGVLGTFENLNRFNIKFLRAPLFLQGAVYESLMTRSEDEEKTYYGLIAESVDIDDAREHVVFHLDPRAHFSDGASITAADVAFTFALLKEQGLPQTRAEFSLVKSIDAPDARTVRFDLTGANDRELPLALAAMPVLPKHATDVERFSEATLAPPLASGPYIVSEVNAGERLLLRRDPNYWGNDLPARRGFFNFAEVEVDYYRDAGALFEAFKAGLVDFREETSATQWAQGYNFPAMSEGRIVKETIRPTRPVGIEGFGFNLRREIFRDPRVREAIAMMLDFEWINANLLSGLYRRTQSYFDESVYSASRKPASGAERALLARFPGVLREDILEGRWLPPAHDGSGRDRAIARRAIALLTEVGYQPSPAGLTKGGSPLRFEILVRSHDEERLALNFSASLARIGVDAQVRLVEEAQYNRNRQNFDFDMLVGQWLPVAEPGAEQRARWGSPAASQAGSVNLCGVASPAVDAMIDALVAARSKEDLIAAARALDRVLISGFYFVPLYHATDIYTAHVPQLRHAASNPRHPMFPYNMILEGWWRERP; the protein is encoded by the coding sequence ATGGTCGGCGAACCCGAGCTGCCTGCGGATTTCGACCACTTCCCCTACGCCGAGCCCAGCGCGCCGAAAGGGGGCAGGCTGCGCCTTGGCGTGCTCGGGACGTTCGAGAACCTCAATCGCTTCAACATCAAGTTCCTGCGCGCACCGCTCTTCCTCCAAGGCGCGGTTTACGAAAGTCTCATGACGCGCTCGGAGGACGAGGAGAAAACCTATTACGGTTTGATCGCGGAAAGCGTCGACATCGACGACGCGCGCGAGCATGTCGTGTTCCACCTCGACCCGCGCGCGCATTTTTCCGACGGCGCGTCGATCACCGCCGCCGACGTGGCCTTCACCTTCGCTTTGCTCAAGGAGCAAGGCCTTCCTCAGACGCGCGCCGAATTTTCGCTCGTAAAGTCGATCGACGCGCCCGATGCGCGCACGGTCCGCTTCGATCTCACAGGCGCGAATGATCGCGAGCTGCCGCTGGCGCTTGCGGCTATGCCGGTGCTTCCGAAGCACGCGACCGACGTCGAGCGCTTTTCCGAGGCGACGCTCGCCCCGCCGCTCGCCTCCGGCCCCTACATCGTGAGTGAGGTCAACGCGGGCGAACGACTGCTTCTTCGCCGCGATCCCAACTATTGGGGCAATGATTTGCCGGCGCGGCGAGGCTTCTTCAATTTTGCCGAGGTCGAGGTTGATTACTACAGAGACGCCGGCGCCTTATTCGAGGCCTTCAAAGCGGGGCTCGTCGACTTTCGAGAGGAGACGAGCGCGACTCAATGGGCCCAGGGCTATAATTTCCCGGCGATGAGCGAAGGGCGGATCGTCAAGGAGACGATTCGACCCACGCGGCCGGTAGGGATCGAAGGCTTCGGCTTCAATTTGCGCCGCGAAATCTTTCGCGATCCGCGCGTGCGGGAAGCGATCGCGATGATGCTCGATTTCGAGTGGATCAACGCCAATCTGCTTTCCGGTCTTTACCGGAGAACCCAAAGCTATTTCGACGAGAGTGTCTATTCGGCGTCCAGAAAGCCGGCTAGCGGCGCCGAACGGGCGCTGCTCGCACGGTTTCCCGGCGTGCTGCGAGAGGACATCCTGGAAGGACGGTGGCTGCCGCCCGCTCACGACGGCTCGGGCCGGGATCGCGCGATCGCCCGCCGCGCCATCGCGCTGCTCACGGAGGTCGGTTACCAGCCGTCGCCCGCGGGGCTCACGAAGGGCGGCTCGCCGCTGCGCTTCGAGATTCTGGTCCGCAGCCACGACGAGGAGCGGCTCGCGCTGAACTTTTCGGCGTCCCTCGCCAGGATCGGCGTGGATGCGCAGGTGCGCCTGGTCGAAGAGGCGCAATACAACCGCAACCGGCAAAATTTTGATTTCGACATGCTTGTCGGGCAATGGCTCCCCGTCGCCGAGCCCGGCGCCGAACAGCGCGCGCGATGGGGTTCTCCTGCCGCATCGCAAGCCGGTTCGGTCAATCTCTGTGGGGTCGCCTCGCCCGCCGTGGACGCGATGATCGACGCTCTCGTCGCCGCGCGCAGCAAGGAAGACCTGATCGCCGCCGCGCGCGCGCTCGATCGTGTTCTCATTTCGGGCTTCTATTTCGTGCCCCTATATCACGCGACGGACATCTATACGGCGCACGTCCCCCAGCTCCGGCACGCCGCAAGCAACCCGCGCCATCCGATGTTTCCTTACAATATGATCTTGGAGGGCTGGTGGCGCGAGAGGCCCTGA
- a CDS encoding DUF2946 family protein — translation MRRNAVAVVLFALALGLKFLLPAAAIAHAPRAGGPQPAFQECLGAAAEGALGHARTPGKGERHAESCPLCQLSCESAVALLGRPAQLDLVTYLDRTTPWRDAESARPRARPAVAHQARAPPRFS, via the coding sequence ATGCGACGCAACGCGGTCGCGGTGGTGTTGTTCGCTCTGGCGCTGGGACTAAAGTTCCTGCTGCCTGCGGCGGCGATCGCCCATGCCCCGCGCGCCGGAGGCCCCCAACCCGCCTTCCAAGAATGCCTCGGCGCCGCTGCAGAAGGCGCGCTTGGTCACGCGCGGACGCCTGGCAAGGGCGAGCGCCATGCCGAGAGCTGCCCTCTCTGCCAGCTCTCCTGCGAGAGCGCGGTCGCCCTTTTGGGGCGCCCCGCTCAGCTAGACCTCGTCACTTATCTCGACCGCACTACGCCTTGGCGGGACGCCGAGAGCGCCCGACCCCGGGCTCGCCCAGCGGTCGCCCATCAGGCTCGAGCCCCTCCCCGCTTCTCCTGA